GGAGCAACCGTAGTAGAATTGTCTGTGTGCCTGAGTGTACAATGTGTCTTGGTACCCATCAATGTTGCAGTCGAAAAATGCTGCCCTATCTGCCTGGACACGCAGTGCCACAGCCTGGTGACCTTCAGGACCTGCAGTGTTCTCGAATCCCATGGACTTGGCCATAAATCCAGGTCCAAGAGCCGCTGCAAGGTTAACACAGAAAGCAAAGCAAACACGTCAAGATTAGCCCAGTAGTAGAACGTTTGTGTGTATGTCGTGCATATGGTTAGAATTACAATATAAACAGAACGACGTAAGTAGAATAGAATGACTTTGATGCCAAACTCACCAAATGTAGCAGATCTCATGGTTTTCCAGCCAGTATGATTGCTATGGCTACCAGTGATAATGGTCTTCTTAGGGCCATCACCATACATGAAAACAttcaacattttcttttcaacaaTCGGATACTCCTTATAAGTTCCGGCCTTGACATAGATAATGAATGGATTTTCGCTCTTCAGTGGAATTTTGGCAATTGCTTCAGTAACAGTCTTGACATCTCCACTACCATCTTGGGCTACAGTGATATTAGGCTTGATAGCGCTAGTATCCGCAGCCATAAGCCTGCGCTTTGCCCCATCAAACCAGATAGGAACGCCAGTTTCATCAACTGAAAGAAGCTTGCGGGAATTATCACCGGACTCAGATGTAAGATCGAACTTGAGGTCGAAGGTGGACAACATCTGAGACAAAGCATTAATAATAGCCAAGGCATTGCTTGTAAGCTGGGTTGCATCAACCATACCATCTTGCATTTGAGATTTATAATTGCTGTTAGGATCACCAAATTGTTCCAGGCAGGTATCTTGATAAGAAACAACTGCACTCAGCCAATTTTGTAGCTCAGCTATGCGCTGATCCATAGTGTTAACGGTGCTTTCGCCTACTGTAGAAAACGATGCCTGAAGCTCTTGTACTGCATCTTGCAACAAGTCTTTACAATCCTCTAATGACATTCTTGTGTCATTATCAGCATTTTTAGCGTCAACTATCAAATTGCTCGACAAGTTGAAAGATTTTGTCGCAGCTTCTACAGTAGCCAAGATAGCTGCCTTCACGTATTCTTTAGGGTCTTTCGTATCCTTTACACTATTAAGACTCTTCTCGCAAGCTTCCTTGTAATCGGTTGGTTGACATATTTGAGCTACAGACTTTGTAGAGGTTGAAACCTGTTGGCCGCTGCCACTGTTTCCGCCGCTGTTATTGCTCCGTTGCACGATGGCTACAACCCCAATCACCACTCCGACTACTAGAATCAGAGAAAATACTGATATAACAGCTTTTCCtaccatttcttttcttcttttttcttttcaaaaaaataaaataaataaaaaacctcttttctttttttccccctttttttttttaatctttttgatatCTCCCTCTTATTGGTGGTACGAGGATATTCCGATTCCAAAGGCTTCGAAAGATTTAGAATGCGGAATCGGGGAGAAAGATGAAATGAGGAAGAAGGATAATAAGCTTAtcctttattatttgttttttttttttttggttttctaACTCTGGATGAGAGTTATGGAGGTTTGCATGGTTGGAGCAACATTTATAGGGTAAAAGGTTTCCAAGAAAAGAGAGTTAAAGTTATGGTTGAACGATTTTCCAGTTCAAAAAGATGGGTATTTGTGGCTTAAAAATGGCAACAGTTATGAAGCtcaataaatagaaaagaagcTCAATTTAGTGGTTACAGAGAGTAACTAAAAATAGTAAGTCAAGCATATATGACCATCTTCATCACCtttattcaaa
The nucleotide sequence above comes from Ricinus communis isolate WT05 ecotype wild-type chromosome 6, ASM1957865v1, whole genome shotgun sequence. Encoded proteins:
- the LOC8288421 gene encoding pectinesterase, with amino-acid sequence MVGKAVISVFSLILVVGVVIGVVAIVQRSNNSGGNSGSGQQVSTSTKSVAQICQPTDYKEACEKSLNSVKDTKDPKEYVKAAILATVEAATKSFNLSSNLIVDAKNADNDTRMSLEDCKDLLQDAVQELQASFSTVGESTVNTMDQRIAELQNWLSAVVSYQDTCLEQFGDPNSNYKSQMQDGMVDATQLTSNALAIINALSQMLSTFDLKFDLTSESGDNSRKLLSVDETGVPIWFDGAKRRLMAADTSAIKPNITVAQDGSGDVKTVTEAIAKIPLKSENPFIIYVKAGTYKEYPIVEKKMLNVFMYGDGPKKTIITGSHSNHTGWKTMRSATFAALGPGFMAKSMGFENTAGPEGHQAVALRVQADRAAFFDCNIDGYQDTLYTQAHRQFYYGCSISGTIDFIFGDASVVIQNSKIVVRKPMKNQGNTVTAHGRTMKHETTGLILQNCQIIAEDLLFPERTVVKSYLGRPWKAYSRTIVMESEITDVIQPEGWLPWNGDLYLDTLDYAEYANTGAASATDKRVKWKGFHVITSKKEAEQFTVGPFIQGGEWLNGTGIPFKLGFTK